TATCATATCTCCTAACAATGTTATTATGGCTGCTATTTTGTTACCTGTTCTTAGCATATTTGTTGCTCCAGGATTCTTAGATCCAAAATTACGCGGGTCTTCTAGTCCAAGAAATATACTTGTTAAAACTGCAAACGGTATTGAGCCAATTATGTAGGAAAGTATAGTTACTGAAAAAAAATGAATATTTGTGCAATTGTTAGCTATCATATCGATATTGTTCTATAATTCTGAGTTAGGTATATAAGATAAACAATTATGTAATATTAACAGATAAAGCATATTATTTCTTGAGATAAGTCTTTTAATGCATATTCTAATTTCTAACGATGATGGTCATTCTTCAGTTGGTCTGAAAGCTGCAGTTGATGCATTAGTCAGCATAGCAGATGTCACAGTGGTTGCTCCTGAATCAAATTGCAGTGGCTCCTCAAATTCGATAACACTTAATAGGCCATTAAGTGTACATTTTGCTTCAGATAATTATATGATTATTAATGGTACTCCAACTGATTGTGTTCATCTAGCCTTGACAGGCTTGTTGGATAATTTACCTGATCTTGTCATTTCTGGTATTAATAACGGAGCTAACCTTGGTAATGATGTTCTATATTCTGGCACAGTTGGAGCGGCTAGAGAAGCCTACATGTTCGGCATTCCTTCGATTGCTGTGTCTTTGGTTGAAAAAGGATGGGGCAATTTAGAATCAGCTGCTATGATTTTGCGTGATATAGTTATTAATTGCATTAAAAATCCTTTTCAAGAATCATTCCTATGGAACATTAATATTCCTAATATTAGTTTAAACCATGTTAATGGTATAAAGTCTACTAGAATAGGAAAAAGATATCCGTCACAATTATCAACAAAGCATAAAACTCCTCGTAATGAAACAGTTTATTGGATTGGTCCAGTTGGAGAAGTTTCTGACAACTCTGATGGAACTGATTTTAATGCCATATCAAATAATTTTGTCTCTATTACACCATTGGGAATTGACTTAACCATAATAGATAATTTAGGCAAAATAAATAAATGGATTGGAAGTATTTAAAAAAACTACTATATTGCTGTTTATTGCTTATATTGATATGAGATAACTAATGATTTATATTTTACGTATTATAAACGTACTAATAAGATGTTTATTCTTTGCCTCATTATTACTAATTTCTGGATGTGTTAGAGAGATAACTGATTTTAAATGTGCTCATATATTTGAAATTTCTATGGATGAAAAACAATCTGTAAATGTCTATATAGTTAAGCAGGGTGATAGCTTATATAAAATAGCAAAACATTACGGAGTGGATGTTGATTTACTGAAAAAAACTAATAACATGGAGAATTCTTATCAAGTTAATGTTGGTAGTTTATTATATATACCTATAATAGATAATTCCTATGATGAATCAATTATTACAGATAGTAGAGTAGTGAGAAATGATAATTTTCGCTCGAGAAGAAATACAAGTAGTACTTCGATAGACTGGGAATGGCCTTGTAGTGGACTTGTAGAGGAATATTTTAGTTTAAAAAATAGAGGCATAGACATATACGGTAATATTGGTGATCCTGTTTTAGCTGCGACTGATGGCAGAGTTGTATATAGCGGTGGTGGTGTTAGCGGTTTAGGAAAGTTATTAATTTTGAGCCATAACGAAGGTTATATAACAGCGTATGCTCATAATAGTAAGATTTTTGTTTATAATGGTCAGGAAGTTACAAAAGGTTTTAAGATAGCAGAGATGGGTGATAGCGACTCAGATGCTCCTAAATTACATTTCGAGATTCGTAAAAACGGTTTGCCAGTTGATCCTTTGATTTATCTTCCAGAAAAATGATTCCTGTCCTAGTATTTGATATAGAAACTATTCCTGATGTCGCCGCTATAAAAAAAATAGGAATGTATGATGAGTGTCTATCTGATCAGCAGATATTAGATCTATTTATTTCTAAACGCATAGAATTATATGGCAATGATTTTGTGCCGTTGCATTTACATAAAATAGTTGCTATTAGTTGTGTTTTTAGAAACAATCAAGGTCTTTATGTAAAAACACTCGGCAAACATTCTGATGATGAACATACTCTGCTTGAGTGTTTTTTTTCTATTATCAATCGGTATTTTCCAAGGCTAGTTAGTTGGAATGGTACAGGTTTTGATCTTCCTGTAATACATTATCGTAGCATGGTAAATTGTATTTCTGCTCCTAAATATTGGGATACCGGTAGTTATGGTGATCGTGATTTGAAATTTAATAATTACATTAATCGTTATCATAATATGCATTTAGATTTGATGGATGTTTTATCTAAATATAATGGACGTGCTAGTGTTTCAATGGATGAGTTAACAAAATTATGTAATTTCCCAGGAAAAATTGGTATGAATGGCAGTAAGGTCTGGGATTATTGGTCTGATAGCAAAATTTCTGAAATACGTTCTTATTGTGAGACTGATGTTGTTAATACATGGTTGTTATATTGTAGATTTTGTTTATTTAGAGGAGATATAAGCAAAGAATCTTATGATGATGAAATTAATATAGTAAAACATAAAATATCATCTCTTGATGGAGAGCATTGGAAATCATTTCTTAAGTCTTGGAATAATTAACATCTATTAAATAAAACATTACAGTGGCATCTATAAATAATAATATTGGAATATAATTTGAAAAAAACGTTACGCATTGAATCTATTGATGCTAAGGGCATAGGGGTATCACATGATGAAAATGGCAAAGTGGTTTTTGTGGATGGTTCTTTGCCAGGTGAATTAGTGCAGGCTAAAATTATTAAAAGAAAATCATCTTATGATATTGCTGTTTTAGAGGATATAATAATCAGTTCGCCACATAGAGTTATTCCTCGTTGTAAATATTTTAATATTTGTGGTGGATGTTCTATCCAACATCTAGATGCTGCGGCACAGGTAGCGATAAAGCAACGTGTTTTGGAAGATAGTTTTTGCCATATAGGTAAGGTAAGGCCAGGTTTTTTGTTTTGCCCTGTATATGCTGAAACATGGCATTATAGAGATAGATCTCGTCTATTTGTAAAATTTTTACAAAATAAAGATAAATTACTTTTAGGTTTTTATGAGAGAAAAAGTAATAGAGTTATTAATATTTTAAATTGCCCTATACTTTCAAGGAAGATTAATATCTTATTGAGCCCTATAAGAGAGGTGCTACATAAGTTAACTATAAGAAATTCTATATCTCAAGTAGAAATTGCTGTTGGTGAGAATAGTGTATCATTGCTAATATATAATTCATGCACTCCTTCTCGTTATGATATAATCGATCTCGTCAGTTTTGGTATGGATAATTCTGTTGATGTGTGGCTGCACTCAGGTGATATCATCTATAAAGTTGGTGATTGTTCTTATGAGGATACTAGTTATTCCCTACCAGAATTTGAGATATCTATACCATTTAGGCCTAAAAATTTTACTCAAATTAACCATAAGCTTAATAGAATATTGGTATCAAAGGTTGTAGGTTTAATGGATATAAAATCATCTGACAACGTACTAGACTTGTTTTGTGGATTAGGAAATTTTACATTTCCGATTGCAAGGATGGCTAACAAGGTGCTTGGTATAGATATAGATGATAATTTAATCTGTAAGGCTAATAGTATTGCTGTAAATTATAATTTACAAGATGTAGTTAGTTTCATAAAGCTGGATTTGTTTTCCTTGAAGGATAGTTTTTTTAATAACTTAGATCCTTTTGATATAATGTTAATTGATCCTCCTAGAAGTGGTGCTGATTTGATAGTTAGGTTGCTTATCAGTTTAGCTAACAATAAAAGGCCGCGAAGAGTAGTATATGTATCATGTAATCCTCATACTTTAGCTCGTGATTCTTATTTATTAGTTACTAATGGTGGTTATAGAATTGTATGCTCTGGTATTATTAATATGTTCCCTCATACTAGTCATGTAGAATCAATAACTGTATTCGATACTTGAGTTTTTTGTGTTTTTGTAATTTTATTTTTATAGAGCGACGCTATTAATTTTATAGGGTCGATTTAATAGTCCTGATATATCAAATTTTTTATTTTATGTTTGAGTTTATTCGTAATAAAAGTCGCTTCATGCTTTTAATTGTATTCTTGTTAATAACTCCTGCTATATTTTTTTCCGGAGTATTTAATTATCAGCATGAACAAAATGATCCTAAAATTGCTAAATTTGCAGATAGTTATATTACTTTGTGTGAATTTAATACTGCCTATTCTGGTTTTTTGGAACAATTGCGTTCAAATGTTAGAGATTGTAAAGATGTAAGTATGATTGATACTCCTGATATGAGAGAGCATTTCTTAGAAGAGCTAATTAATACTAAATTGCTCAGCATTGTATCATCAGACATGCAAATATCTGTTACTGATGAAAGGCTTAGAAACTATATAGCTTCTTTAGATTGGGGTAATGGCAAGGGCAATTTTTCTAATGATGATTATATAAAAGTATTATCGAACTATGGAATGACGCCTTCTGAATTTGAATATAATCAGAGAAAATTTCTTTCTGTTAGACAAGTCACAGATTCTATAGTTTCTTCTGGAGTAACTTCAAAAATTGTTTTAAGAAATTATATAGATAGTCTATCTCAGAAAAGAGTTATACGCACTAAAATATATAACTTTGACAATTATAAATCTTGCGTTTCTGTTGATCCAGAAGAGATTAATTCATGGTATTTTAAGAATAAAGACTTTTTTAAAAAGCCAGAAAATGTCGATGTTGATTATATAGTAATAGATGAAAATGATTATGATGAGTTATTAGATTATAAAGATAAGGAAATTGAGTTATTTTATAAAAATAATCTTGATAAATTCACTGAACCAAGGAAGTTTTCTTTTGAGAGCATATTTTTCTCTTTTGATGACATTAAGTCAAATAAAGACAAGTCTGCTCTATTTAAAGAGGCTAGAAATATTTTATCTGAGTTAGAGAAAGATCCAAGTTATATGCTTTCTTCCAAGGATAATTCTGCTTCAAGTTTTATTTATACAAATTATGGCTTAAGTACTGAAGAAGAGATATTAGAATCATTAGGTCAAGAAGCTAAAGAAATTATTTTAAATTTATCCAAAGGACATCATTCAGAATTGCTGGAGACATCGAGTGGGTTATATATATTTAGATTGAATAAAATATCATCACCTCATATATTACCGCTTAAGGATTCTAAAGATCAGATTGTTCTTGAAATGCAACAAGATAATAAGAGAAGACGTTTTTATGAAAAAATTGATCGCATAAGAGAATTAATATACAACAAAGATTATGATATTGAGTCTATTGCATTAGATATAGGAATGAAAACCTCATCTATAAAGGGGTTAACTAAGAGCGGGATTACATTTGATGACAAAAATCATAATGCTATAAAAAATAGCTATTTAGATACTTATCAAGTTCTAAGTGTAATTTTTTCTAATGACTTTTCGTTTGATAAAAATTATTTTGGATTGGTTCAAATATCACCATCAATTTTTATAATAATGAAGGTAGTGAATTATAATCCTGCTTCTATTTTTTCATTAGAAGATGTTTATAGTAAGATTGAGTCTATTATCATTGATGATAAAGCTAGATTGTTGGCTATAGATTATGTTAATAATGATATTGAAAACATTCTTAAAAAAAATGGATTTAATAGTAGCGAATTCTCTGAAAAAATTGAGATATATAGATTACAATCAGATTTTAGATTACCAAAAGAGTTAGTAAATTCTGTAATGTCTATGCCTGTAAATAGTTTGCCATATTATGATAAAGTTGTCCTAGATTCAGGAGTTTTATTAGTTTGTTTAGAGGATGTTTTGAGTAAACAAGATGATCCTTTGATAGATAAACAAATAGAGGAGTCGTTACTATATTCTATAGGTAAATCTGAATGGTTAGCATCGTTAAGATTTTTCAAGAATAAATATCAACTCAAATTACTTGATCATGTGGATGATGTTATTAGTAATTAATTTAAGTTTTTTTGATCACAATTTATATTCACAAATCATTAATTTTGAGTAAACAATGCCATTTCTGCTGCTCTTTAATAGCTTGTAATTTTCCGGGGTTGTTATATCCAATTCTGATTCTGAATATATCAGTCCATATTTTTTTATAGTTTTAGGTATGAACATCCATAGTTTTTTTAAAATATTCTGATTAAATGGAGGATCTAATAGGATTAGGTCAAATTTTTTTGTGTTTTTCTTGCATATAAAATCAATAGCGTCGCCGTAATAAAAATTTATATTTTTAGCATTAATTTTTTTAATATTCTTCTTTATAAATTGTATAGTTTCTTTATCATTATCCACCATTTGTATAAAATTAGCACCCCTAGAAGCAGCCTCAAATCCTAATGATCCACTTCCTGCAAATAGGTCAAGAACATTTTTATCTGTAAAATTATTATTCCAATGATTATTTATCCAATTAAATAAAATTCCCTTTACTTTACTTGGAGTTGGTCTTAGTTCTTGCATAGTTGGAAATGTAACTTTAGTATTCTTATATTGTCCAGATATAATGCGAATAGAGTTTTTAATCATGTTTAAATTTTTTAAAAAGAAATCAGTTGGTATTGATAATAGAAAAGAATCACCAGAGGCTATTGGTTCCGATGATTTTTTAGAAAAAGTATCAGATTGTGGTAAAGCTTATGAAAGCTCTGTTAAGAAGAACAATTTAAATTATACAGGTAATAGTGAACAAATATCAGATCAAGAATCAAAATATGTAGTTGTTAATAATAATTGGCTCAGTTTTTTGAGAAAAGGTTTATATAAT
The genomic region above belongs to Candidatus Kinetoplastibacterium blastocrithidii (ex Strigomonas culicis) and contains:
- the surE gene encoding 5'/3'-nucleotidase SurE, whose amino-acid sequence is MHILISNDDGHSSVGLKAAVDALVSIADVTVVAPESNCSGSSNSITLNRPLSVHFASDNYMIINGTPTDCVHLALTGLLDNLPDLVISGINNGANLGNDVLYSGTVGAAREAYMFGIPSIAVSLVEKGWGNLESAAMILRDIVINCIKNPFQESFLWNINIPNISLNHVNGIKSTRIGKRYPSQLSTKHKTPRNETVYWIGPVGEVSDNSDGTDFNAISNNFVSITPLGIDLTIIDNLGKINKWIGSI
- a CDS encoding peptidoglycan DD-metalloendopeptidase family protein; its protein translation is MIYILRIINVLIRCLFFASLLLISGCVREITDFKCAHIFEISMDEKQSVNVYIVKQGDSLYKIAKHYGVDVDLLKKTNNMENSYQVNVGSLLYIPIIDNSYDESIITDSRVVRNDNFRSRRNTSSTSIDWEWPCSGLVEEYFSLKNRGIDIYGNIGDPVLAATDGRVVYSGGGVSGLGKLLILSHNEGYITAYAHNSKIFVYNGQEVTKGFKIAEMGDSDSDAPKLHFEIRKNGLPVDPLIYLPEK
- a CDS encoding 3'-5' exonuclease, with protein sequence MIPVLVFDIETIPDVAAIKKIGMYDECLSDQQILDLFISKRIELYGNDFVPLHLHKIVAISCVFRNNQGLYVKTLGKHSDDEHTLLECFFSIINRYFPRLVSWNGTGFDLPVIHYRSMVNCISAPKYWDTGSYGDRDLKFNNYINRYHNMHLDLMDVLSKYNGRASVSMDELTKLCNFPGKIGMNGSKVWDYWSDSKISEIRSYCETDVVNTWLLYCRFCLFRGDISKESYDDEINIVKHKISSLDGEHWKSFLKSWNN
- the rlmD gene encoding 23S rRNA (uracil(1939)-C(5))-methyltransferase RlmD, with the protein product MKKTLRIESIDAKGIGVSHDENGKVVFVDGSLPGELVQAKIIKRKSSYDIAVLEDIIISSPHRVIPRCKYFNICGGCSIQHLDAAAQVAIKQRVLEDSFCHIGKVRPGFLFCPVYAETWHYRDRSRLFVKFLQNKDKLLLGFYERKSNRVINILNCPILSRKINILLSPIREVLHKLTIRNSISQVEIAVGENSVSLLIYNSCTPSRYDIIDLVSFGMDNSVDVWLHSGDIIYKVGDCSYEDTSYSLPEFEISIPFRPKNFTQINHKLNRILVSKVVGLMDIKSSDNVLDLFCGLGNFTFPIARMANKVLGIDIDDNLICKANSIAVNYNLQDVVSFIKLDLFSLKDSFFNNLDPFDIMLIDPPRSGADLIVRLLISLANNKRPRRVVYVSCNPHTLARDSYLLVTNGGYRIVCSGIINMFPHTSHVESITVFDT
- a CDS encoding peptidylprolyl isomerase, which gives rise to MFEFIRNKSRFMLLIVFLLITPAIFFSGVFNYQHEQNDPKIAKFADSYITLCEFNTAYSGFLEQLRSNVRDCKDVSMIDTPDMREHFLEELINTKLLSIVSSDMQISVTDERLRNYIASLDWGNGKGNFSNDDYIKVLSNYGMTPSEFEYNQRKFLSVRQVTDSIVSSGVTSKIVLRNYIDSLSQKRVIRTKIYNFDNYKSCVSVDPEEINSWYFKNKDFFKKPENVDVDYIVIDENDYDELLDYKDKEIELFYKNNLDKFTEPRKFSFESIFFSFDDIKSNKDKSALFKEARNILSELEKDPSYMLSSKDNSASSFIYTNYGLSTEEEILESLGQEAKEIILNLSKGHHSELLETSSGLYIFRLNKISSPHILPLKDSKDQIVLEMQQDNKRRRFYEKIDRIRELIYNKDYDIESIALDIGMKTSSIKGLTKSGITFDDKNHNAIKNSYLDTYQVLSVIFSNDFSFDKNYFGLVQISPSIFIIMKVVNYNPASIFSLEDVYSKIESIIIDDKARLLAIDYVNNDIENILKKNGFNSSEFSEKIEIYRLQSDFRLPKELVNSVMSMPVNSLPYYDKVVLDSGVLLVCLEDVLSKQDDPLIDKQIEESLLYSIGKSEWLASLRFFKNKYQLKLLDHVDDVISN
- the rsmD gene encoding 16S rRNA (guanine(966)-N(2))-methyltransferase RsmD, which codes for MIKNSIRIISGQYKNTKVTFPTMQELRPTPSKVKGILFNWINNHWNNNFTDKNVLDLFAGSGSLGFEAASRGANFIQMVDNDKETIQFIKKNIKKINAKNINFYYGDAIDFICKKNTKKFDLILLDPPFNQNILKKLWMFIPKTIKKYGLIYSESELDITTPENYKLLKSSRNGIVYSKLMICEYKL